In Zingiber officinale cultivar Zhangliang chromosome 6A, Zo_v1.1, whole genome shotgun sequence, a single genomic region encodes these proteins:
- the LOC121996688 gene encoding probable aquaporin PIP1-2 codes for MREREKMEGKEEDVKLGANKFSERQPIGMAAQDKDYKEPPPPPLLDFGELKSWSFYRAGIAEFVATFLFLYISILTVMGVVQNESRCATVGIQGIAWSFGGMIFALVYCTAGISGGHINPAVTFGLFLARKLSLIRAVFYIIMQCLGAICGAGVVKGFQKHVYETNGGGANVVNSGYSNGGALGAEIMGTFILVYTVFSATDAKRKARDSHVPILAPLPIGFAVFLVHLATIPITGTGINPARSLGAAIIYNRDHAWDDQWIFWVGPGIGAILAAVYHQVVIRALPFKRRS; via the exons atgagagagagagagaagatggAGGGGAAGGAGGAGGATGTGAAGCTCGGAGCAAATAAGTTCTCGGAGAGGCAGCCAATTGGCATGGCGGCGCAGGACAAGGACTACAAggagccgccgccgccgcctctgcTTGACTTCGGAGAGCTCAAGTCATGGTCCTTCTACAGGGCCGGCATCGCGGAGTTCGTGGccaccttcctcttcctctatatTAGCATCCTCACCGTCATGGGCGTCGTCCAGAACGAAAGCCGGTGCGCCACTGTCGGCATCCAGGGCATCGCCTGGTCCTTCGGCGGCATGATCTTCGCCTTGGTCTACTGCACCGCTGGAATCTCCG GTGGGCATATCAACCCGGCGGTGACCTTTGGGCTGTTCCTGGCGAGGAAGCTGTCGCTGATTCGGGCGGTGTTTTATATCATCATGCAGTGCTTGGGCGCCATCTGCGGCGCCGGCGTGGTGAAGGGGTTCCAGAAACATGTGTATGAGACCAACGGCGGCGGTGCGAACGTCGTCAACTCCGGCTACAGCAATGGCGGCGCCTTGGGGGCTGAGATCATGGGCACCTTCATCCTCGTCTACACCGTCTTCTCCGCCACCGACGCCAAGCGGAAAGCCAGGGACTCCCATGTTCCT ATCCTTGCGCCATTGCCAATCGGTTTCGCTGTGTTCCTGGTGCACTTGGCCACCATCCCCATCACTGGCACAGGCATCAACCCTGCACGCAGCCTTGGAGCTGCCATCATCTACAACCGAGACCATGCCTGGGATGACCAA TGGATCTTCTGGGTTGGTCCCGGCATTGGAGCTATCCTTGCTGCAGTCTACCACCAGGTTGTGATCAGAGCTCTCCCGTTCAAGAGAAGATCTTGA